The sequence below is a genomic window from Sphingobacterium sp. ML3W.
TGATTGATTAATCGAAGTTTTAGCATAAATATCTACTTGTAAATAAGGATAAAACGGCCGTACTCATATTTTGAGATACGGTCGTTTCTTTTAGGTATGAGCGACCATTCCTATTCCTGAATTTCTTTTGTTTAGGTATAGCTCAAAATAAAAAAATATAAAATAATTTGCTTTCTCAGTTTTCCTTTCTATATTAGTGTATTAATTAAATAATACAGTAGTATGATAACTATTAAAAACCTAAATTTCAGCTACAGTAAGAAGCGACCATTATTTAAAAATATGAACCTTGAATTAAAGGAGGGACATATTTATGGTTTACTGGGGAAAAATGGTGCAGGCAAATCAACCTTACTGAAGAATATGGCCGGCTTGGTCTATCCTGTAAGTGGTACGATTGAAGTATTGCATTTCGATCCTTGCAATCGCGAACCTGCTTTGCTTCAGGAAATAAGTTTTATTCCTGAGGAATTTCATTTACCAGCGGTGAAATCCGCATCTTTTGTCAAATCGAATGCGAGCTTTTATCCAAAGTTTGATCATCAGTATTTCAGCGAATTGATTCATGAGTTTGAGATTCCAATTGAACAGAAGCTGGCGGATATGAGCTACGGACAAAAGAAGAAGTATATCATCTCATTCGGTTTGGCTTCAAATACGAAGATCATGATTATGGATGAGCCCACTAATGGTCTCGATATCCCTTCCAAGGTTCAGTTCCGTAAGATTATGGCTTCCGCTATTTCAGACGAACGTTGTGTGGTTATATCGACACATCAGGTGCGTGATTTAGATAACCTGATCGATGCTGTCATTCTACTGGATGAGCACAGAGTGGTATTAAATGCCGATGTCAATACCATAACGGATCGCATATGCTTTAAAAAAATGCATGCACTTGATGATCAAGTGCTCTATGCTGAACCAGCATTAGGTGGCTTTAATACGATACAGTTGAATACATTGGGCGAAGACTCTAAATTAGATTTAGAAATCTTGTTTAATGCAGTTTTGCAGAAGAAAGAATTGATTACAAACCTTTTAAATGTTACAGAAGATGTCGAACGTATTTAATTTTAATCGCTTATGCGCATTGATTCGCCGACAATGGATCTCTGTGGGACGTATCTACCTGATGTCTTTGGTTATTTTAGCTGGTATTTTTATCGCATTTTATGGATTTAATTGCTATAAATATTTTGTAGAATTAAAAGTTGGTAACAATATAGGGGAAAATCTCTTTAGTTTTCGTACACCCTTATTTTGTATTCTAGGCTTGTTTTTCATTACGGTTATTTCGGGTAGTTATTTTTCTAATCTAGGACAAAAAACAAAGGCTATTTTTGAATTGATGATTCCTGCCTCCCGTTTGGAAAAATTCCTTACCTCTATTTTTTATACTGTCATTGTTAGCTTGTCGGCTTATTTCTTGTTATTCTTCTTAGTTGATCTTGCTTTCGTTTCCCATCTAAGAAGTACGGGATCTTCTATTACCACCATTATGGACGATTCTGGAGGTAAGTTGATGAACGACAATTGGATTTACTTCTTTCAATTGGAGAAATCGGAATTCTTGCCTTATTTTTATTTTCTACCGTTTTTATTAAATGCCCTATTTTTATTGGGTTCAATTGCTTATCAAAATTATCAATACATTAAAACAGCCATTACTATGATTGTATATATAGCCATTTGGGGACTTACATTTGCTTATGTAATGAAATTAAGAACAGATAATACTATTGGCTTGGGTAATAGCACTGGTTATTTTCATGACAAGAACAATGTTTTGGAAATTCTCCTTGTGATTGGAATAGTGTTAACATTGATTTTTTGGGGATTAGCATTCTTGAGATTGAAGGAAAAGGAGGTTTAAAATGGATTTTAGCGCAAATAAAGCCATTTATCTACAGATTGCAGCATATGTATGTGATCATATATTATTGGGAAAATGGAAGGTAGATGATAAGATTCCCTCAGTACGTGAACTAGCAGTACAATTGGAAGTTAATCCAAATACGGTGATGCGAACTTATGACCTACTGCAACAGAAGGAAATTGTCGTCAATAAACGTGGGGTAGGTTTTTTTGTGACCGAAGCCTCTGTGAAAAACGTAAAGGAATATCGGAAAGCCGTCTTCCTTGAAGAGGATCTTTTTCCATTTTTTAGAAATATTTATTTATTAGAAATTAGTTTGGACGAACTAAAACAACGTTATCAAGCTTTTATCGAACAAAATTTTAAAAATAACGAATCATGAAATTGAGTAGTAAAATACTGATAGGCTTGGGAATAACATTCTTTGTTATTCCAATAGTCATGACTTCATATATCGCAGGTGATAATAGGGTCGATTCAAAAGTGTATGAGGAGATTCTTCGCAAAGAGGGAAATGACCCCAAAAGTGAGGATACTTATCTGAAAACGTATCATACCAATAGCTTTCGCAATTTGAAAATTAATGGAAACCAAAAAGGAGCAATCGCTTTGTTTATTGTGAAAAGTGATCAATATGCGGTTAAAGTGGATAAAAATAGTGAGCGTGAAGTACTTGTCGTTGTTGATGGCAACGGTCAGTTGAACATTGAACTGACGGATAATGCGAAATCCTATTATAAACGGATATATATATTTACCCCAGATATTAAACAAATAGAACTATCTGAAGTTCGTGTCAATAATTTTTCAGGTCAGTGCGACCAATTGGAAATATTCGGGAATAAGATTGAAGATTTTACTTTTGATTCAAATGTGCAGATAAATGCTCTTTCCTTACGATTGAAAAATTCGCTTATCAGTGGCGATCGGCAACAATCATTTAATCTTGATCAGTTGACATTGGATCTAGATAGTAGCGATGTGAATATAGCCAAGCAAAATTATGAAGACGTATTCATTCAAGCCAAAGACTCTAAGGTAAATTTTTCAGGGGAAAATCCAGATGCCAAATTGAAGTTTTTGAATTTGAAAACTGTCGGAAATACTTCGATAGGTTTGGGTAATCTTCAAGTGGAAAATATAGAAGGGCAACTGTCTCAAGAAACGAAAACAGATCTCCCTGTTTCACTATTACGTAAGATAATAAAATAATGGACTACTCAGTCTATATGTAATATATTATGCTTGTAAACATAGGTTTACAGTATTCCTAAAAAAAATCGCTCTACAAATTTAATTGAAGAGCGATTTTTAGTTTATATAGCGTCGCGTTATTTAGCCTTTTTTACTGTAACCTGCGCAGCTTGATAAGTTTCTGGTTCGGCTTTATAGATTTTAAATTTTACTTCATAGCCCTCTGGAGCATAAATTACAATAGGCATTCTGCCATTGTAGTCCGATACAATAGATTTAGCTTGTACAAATGTGTTCTTCTTTTCACCTTCACATAGCATTTGGGTCATTCCAACATTTCCATTTGTTTTGAAAACATAATAATTATAGCCCCAACCTTCTAAATTTTTCTCTTCAAATTCCCCAGAAAGGAAATACGTATTACAGGCATCTGTTTCCATATATTTACCTGCAAAGAATTCAATTTTCTTGTTGTTGTCAGCTGCTATTCCAGCATGAGGAACTTCAATGACATATTTTACCATGCCTTTTTCTGGCGCTGGAAATACATTTACATCTTGTTTAAGTAAAGTTTGTGCCATGGCAGATATGGAGAATAATAAAGTAGCAACGATCATTCCTGTTTGTAACATCAACTTTTTCATATATTTTGTTTTTATCATGTATATATGATTAGAGCGATATTCAAGCGATAGGTTTAGTCAACAATCTATTTTTTTGTCCTAAAAAATTGGTTCTGATGTTAGAAATAGTGTTATTGGTTTGGTAAATAAGCTGTTGCATTTTGTTTTTTGTTGAATTATGAAGCTCTAGTTTCTATTTTTTATAGCTTTAATCAATCATTTGTTTAGATTATTTAGGTAAAAAGCTCGCTTTTACAGTAATGTTCGCTGTTTTTTTTCTAGAAGTGGTATTAAAAGCGCCGCCATAAGAATATTCCTCATTATCATTTTGACCAGTAATCTGGAAAACTCCTAAATCAGCTTTGACCAGTGGGCCCAAAGAGGAGCTTGATTCATTAGCAATGTTTTCTGCTCTTTGGTGTGCATTTTTAGAAGCTTGTGAAATGAGCTCCAGCTTTAAATCTTCTAATTTGGAGTAATAGTAATTTGGTGTACTCGAGCTTAATTCTAATCCTTGAGATATCAATGTGGAGATTTCGCGAGATGCATCGTCCACTTTATTGAGGTCTCGAGATTCTACTCCTACACTTTGTGACAGTGTATAACCTGAAAATGTATTGTAGCTACTTCCTTTTTCATCGGTATGGTATTCAAAATCTTTGTTGATATTCACGGCTTCAAATCTAATTTCTTCCGATTTCAAACCTTGTGAAATTAAAAACTTACGAACCAGTTCACGATCTTCAGCTAACTGGTCGGAGGCGCCTTTTAAATCGAAATTCTTACGACTGTAGGTCGCATTCCACTTCACTAAATCAGATTCAAAATCTTTTTTAGCATTTCCATTAACAGTAATCGTTTGCGATGATTTAAATTTATACCGATATGCATTACTAAAAAGACTTGTAGAAATAATAATAACTAAACCAGCAATTAGGGCTATTATGATTGGATTATATTTCATGATTATTTTATAAAAAGGTTATCTAAATGTATAATACAGTCTACAATGTAGCAATCATGATACCAAAAAACAATCCTTTTTTGGATATAAATGGATAATTTGCATTTTTTTTGAATCAGATTGTTGATATATTGATAAATAATGAATAAAAGGATCATTTTTATAGGATTATTTGCATTGCAGGGAACGGTGTTGTTTGCTCAAAAACAACCGCTTAACCACACTGTTTATGATGGTTGGCAAAGTTTAAATGCAAGTGAAATAAGTGCGAGTGGAAAATACATCTCTTATCAGATCTTGCCTCAAGAGGGTGATGGTGTATTTTATTTAAAGGATAATATAAATAAAGCGCTATTGTCACTGCCTAGAGGGTATAATGCAAGCATGACAAATGATGAAACACATGTTGTTTCTTTAATAAAACCAAAATTTGACGATACGCGTCAAGCCAAGATCAAGAAGAAGAAAGCAGATGATATGCCGAAGGATTCTCTTGCCATCTATACCATTGCTACAGGGCATCTTTTGAAGTTTGCGGATGTCAAGTCATATAAAATGGCAGAAGAAGGATCAGCTCATTTTAGTTTTTTGACGGATAGCAAAACTACCCCATCCGATACCACAGCTGGTAAAAGTAAGAAAATAAGCAAAATCAGTACATTACATCTTTTTGACTTCGTAACAGGGGATACGGTTAACTTCCAACATGTGGATCAATATGCCTTCAATAGATTGGGTAGCAAATTGGTGTTTACTAAAAAAGCAGAAGCAAAAGATTCGACTTCGACTATTGCGGGTGTTTATTTGTATGATTTAACAAATAAAGCCCTTAAGAAGATTACGAATGGTCGGGGAACTTATAAGAACTTTACATTTGATGATCAGGGAAATCAGTTGGTTTATTTAGCAGATAAGAGTGCGGAAAAGTCTTTGTTAAAGGATTTTAATCTTTACTATTATACCTCCCAGCTTGATTCTGCACAGCTTGTGGTTCAAAAAAATACGGCAGGCATGCCTGCTAATTGGGCTGTAAGCGGTGACGGAGATTTGAAATTCAGTAAAAATGGTCAAAAGCTATTTTTAGGATTGGCACCAATACCACGTGTTAGGGATACTACCTTGGTGGATTTTGAACATGCAAAAGTAGATGTATGGCATTGGCAAGATGATTATTTGCAACCACAGCAATTGGTGAATTTGAAAAAGGATCTTGCTCAAAGCTATTTAAGTGTTTATTACCCACAACAAGTGAATCGCGTGATCCCTTTGGTTGATGAAAAATTCAATCCGGTGCGAACAACTATTGAAGCCGATCAAGAGTATGTATTGGCGACGACCGACTTTGGTAGAAGAATAGCGACACAATGGGACTATCAAAGTAAACAAGATGTCTATGTGGTATCCACGGTAACAGGGGCTCGTCAAATGGTGGTTGAGAATTTAGCTGGACAAGCGGTGTTATCGCCAGATGGTCAATTTGTTCTTTATTTTAATCAAGAAAATGGCAATTGGTACTCGTATCGTATCGCTTCGAAAAAAGTAACCTTATTGAATGAAGGGTTACCAGTATCCTTTGTCGATGAAGATAACGATATGCCAGCTAAGCCGAGTGGCTATGGTATGGCAGCTTGGGGATCCGATAATAAGGGGGTATATGTATATGACAAGTACGATATTTGGTATTTTGCTTTAGACGGATCTGATAAATATATTGCTACGAACGGTTATGGTCGCGCATCAAGCATAGTGTTACGTTATAAAAATCTGCTTCATGTACACAACAGCTATAGAAAATCAAATACACTGGATAATCGTTTGCAGAATATTTTGACGGCATTTAATGAGGCGACAAAAGAAAATGGGTTTTATGAATTAAGAGGAAAGCGAAAAGATCCTAAGGTAATTATAATGGCTCCTCATGTTTTTAAAAATCTGCAAGCTTCGGGAGATCAGAAAAATGTAATCTATACAAAGGAAGATTATGGCAATAGTCCTGACTTATACCTCAATAATAATACGTTTAAAAAGGAAGAGCAGCTGACTGCATTGAATCCGCAACAGGCAGATTATAATTGGGGCACGGCCGAGTTGATGCAATGGACAACCCCAGGGGGACATCAAGCGGAAGGGATCTTGTATAAACCTGAAGATTTTGATGCTAATAAGAAATATCCGGTTATTGCTTATTTCTATGAGAAATTGACGGAGGGCTTATATAGTTATCAAGCACCAGCACCTACGCCATCTCGGTTGAACATTCCATACTTTGTTAGTAATGGCTATATTGTTTTCGCTCCGGATATATCTTATGTAACTGGTGAGCCGGGTAAATCTGCTGAGGAGTATATCAATTCGGGTATGAAAAAATTAACAGAGTACCCTTGGGTAGATGCAGCTAAGTTGGGAATCCAAGGTCAAAGTTGGGGTGGATATCAAGTGGCGCACTTGATAACAGCAACAGATATGTATGCAGCAGCATGGGCAGGTGCGCCTGTTGTGAATATGACTTCAGCTTATGGAGGTATTCGCTGGCAGACAGGTATGTCACGACAGTTCCAATATGAAAATACGCAAAGTAGAATTGGAAAGACTTTGTGGGAGGGGCAAGAGGCTTATCTTGCAAACTCACCTTTATTCCATTTAGATAAAGTTACCACTCCAGTGGTCATTATGGCCAATGATAATGATGGTGCAGTGCCATGGTATCAAGGTATAGAAATGTTTACGGCATTGCGTCGTCTACAGAAACCTGTTTGGATGTTAAACTATAATGGCGATGCACACAATTTGTTATTAAGACAGAATAGAAAAGATATCCAAATACGGGAACAGCAATTTTTCGACCATTATCTAAAAGGAGCACCTGCTCCCAAATGGTTAAAATCTGGAGTTTTAGCAAAAGAAAAAGGAATAGATTGGGGTTTTTCCATAGATTAGTTATAAAAAAGAGCTTATTTGTTACAAATAAGCTCTTTTTTATGCTGTTGATTCTAATTATTTAAACTTTTTCAATAAAAAATGAAAAAAAATTTCAATTTTTATTGAAAACAATATACTTTTACAAAGTAATTTGATGGAAAGTCAAATAGCGGGGTGTTTAAAACTTAAAATTTCAATCATATAATGTCTAACTTAAGATTTCAATCTGTTGAAGCGGCGATATCTCGCCAAAATGCTTCTCTAAAAGTAGAAACTAAAAAAGCAACCGAAATTTACGGAAAAAACGTTTTTTCAATTGCGAAGATGAAAGATTACCTTCCTAAAAACTCATATAAAGAGTTGGCTCAGGCTATAGAAGAAGGTTCGGCTATCTCTCGTGATCTGGCAGAGCATATTTCGCAGGCAATGAAAAGTTGGGCACTATCAAATGGTGCCTCGCATTATACACATTGGTTTCAACCTTTGACAGGTTCTACTGCTGAGAAACATGATGCATTCTTTGAACCTGATGATAATGGTGATGCAATTGAAAAGTTTACAGCAGATGCATTGGTCCAACAAGAACCGGATGCGTCCAGTTTTCCTAACGGCGGTATACGTAATACATTCGAAGCTCGTGGTTACACTGCTTGGGATACTTCATCCCCTGCTTTCCTTTACGAAACAGGATCAGGCAAGACTTTATGTATTCCTACTGTTTTTGTATCGTATACAGGGGAAGCATTGGATTATAAAGCACCGTTGCTAAAAGCAATCAGTGCTATTGATAAGGCTTCAACAGAAGTAGCACAATATTTTGATAAACAGATTACGAAAGTAAATGTCTCTTTAGGTATTGAACAAGAATATTTTTTAGTTGACATTTCTTTATATAATGCACGTCCCGATTTACAATTGACAGGACGTACGTTATTTGGCCATATGTCTGCAAAAGGACAACAGTTGGACGATCATTATTTCGGAGCTATCCCAGAGCGTGTTTTAGCGTTTATGGTTGATTTGGAAAATGAGGCTTTAAAATTAGGTATTCCATTAAAGACACGTCACAATGAGGTAGCACCTTCTCAATTTGAATGTGCACCTATGTACGAAGAAATGAACTTAGCGATTGATCATAACCAATTGTTGCAAAACCTAATGGACCAAGTTGCATTGCGTCACCACTTTAAGATATTATTACATGAAAAACCTTATAGTGGAGTAAATGGTTCGGGTAAGCACAATAACTGGTCTTTGATTACCAACACAGGTGTAAATTTATTGTCTCCAGGGAAGACTCCAAAAAACAACCTGATGTTCTTGACTTTCTTTGTCAATACCATTAAAGCGGTTCATGAATATGCTGACCTTTTGCGTGCGTCTATTGCGAGTGCAAGTAATGACCATCGCTTAGGCGCTAATGAAGCTCCTCCGGCAATTATTTCGATATTCTTAGGGTCGCAACTGGATGATCTTTTAGAAGAAGTAGAGTCGGCTCGTGTTGCTAAAAAGGTGAAATCTGAAGCTAATTTATGGCATGGAATACCTAAAGTTCCCGAGTTGAGATTGGATAATACAGATCGTAACCGTACCTCTCCATTTGCATTCACAGGTAATAAATTTGAGTTCAGAGCAGTAGGCTCTTCTGCTAACTCTGCATTGCCAATGACCGTGTTAAATGTTATTGTTGCCAATCAATTGAATGAATTTAAG
It includes:
- a CDS encoding SIMPL domain-containing protein, which translates into the protein MKYNPIIIALIAGLVIIISTSLFSNAYRYKFKSSQTITVNGNAKKDFESDLVKWNATYSRKNFDLKGASDQLAEDRELVRKFLISQGLKSEEIRFEAVNINKDFEYHTDEKGSSYNTFSGYTLSQSVGVESRDLNKVDDASREISTLISQGLELSSSTPNYYYSKLEDLKLELISQASKNAHQRAENIANESSSSLGPLVKADLGVFQITGQNDNEEYSYGGAFNTTSRKKTANITVKASFLPK
- a CDS encoding ecotin family protein codes for the protein MKKLMLQTGMIVATLLFSISAMAQTLLKQDVNVFPAPEKGMVKYVIEVPHAGIAADNNKKIEFFAGKYMETDACNTYFLSGEFEEKNLEGWGYNYYVFKTNGNVGMTQMLCEGEKKNTFVQAKSIVSDYNGRMPIVIYAPEGYEVKFKIYKAEPETYQAAQVTVKKAK
- a CDS encoding GntR family transcriptional regulator, coding for MDFSANKAIYLQIAAYVCDHILLGKWKVDDKIPSVRELAVQLEVNPNTVMRTYDLLQQKEIVVNKRGVGFFVTEASVKNVKEYRKAVFLEEDLFPFFRNIYLLEISLDELKQRYQAFIEQNFKNNES
- a CDS encoding glutamine synthetase III, which gives rise to MSNLRFQSVEAAISRQNASLKVETKKATEIYGKNVFSIAKMKDYLPKNSYKELAQAIEEGSAISRDLAEHISQAMKSWALSNGASHYTHWFQPLTGSTAEKHDAFFEPDDNGDAIEKFTADALVQQEPDASSFPNGGIRNTFEARGYTAWDTSSPAFLYETGSGKTLCIPTVFVSYTGEALDYKAPLLKAISAIDKASTEVAQYFDKQITKVNVSLGIEQEYFLVDISLYNARPDLQLTGRTLFGHMSAKGQQLDDHYFGAIPERVLAFMVDLENEALKLGIPLKTRHNEVAPSQFECAPMYEEMNLAIDHNQLLQNLMDQVALRHHFKILLHEKPYSGVNGSGKHNNWSLITNTGVNLLSPGKTPKNNLMFLTFFVNTIKAVHEYADLLRASIASASNDHRLGANEAPPAIISIFLGSQLDDLLEEVESARVAKKVKSEANLWHGIPKVPELRLDNTDRNRTSPFAFTGNKFEFRAVGSSANSALPMTVLNVIVANQLNEFKIEVDKQIKKGIKKDLAILNVIRKYIKDSKAIRFEGNGYSEEWEKEAEARGLSNIKSTPKALDVYVKEEALALFEKLGIYTRRESEARHEILLENFYKKLQIEARVIEEIVNNQIAPACLVYQNELIKNVQGLKDLGLGKEAYSSQLNFLERISLHVNTVLEKAEEMRKERKKANQIEDMREKSIAYDELVKPYFDDIRYHVNKLEKIVDDQKWPLPKLRELLFMG
- a CDS encoding ATP-binding cassette domain-containing protein, yielding MITIKNLNFSYSKKRPLFKNMNLELKEGHIYGLLGKNGAGKSTLLKNMAGLVYPVSGTIEVLHFDPCNREPALLQEISFIPEEFHLPAVKSASFVKSNASFYPKFDHQYFSELIHEFEIPIEQKLADMSYGQKKKYIISFGLASNTKIMIMDEPTNGLDIPSKVQFRKIMASAISDERCVVISTHQVRDLDNLIDAVILLDEHRVVLNADVNTITDRICFKKMHALDDQVLYAEPALGGFNTIQLNTLGEDSKLDLEILFNAVLQKKELITNLLNVTEDVERI
- a CDS encoding prolyl oligopeptidase family serine peptidase, which gives rise to MNKRIIFIGLFALQGTVLFAQKQPLNHTVYDGWQSLNASEISASGKYISYQILPQEGDGVFYLKDNINKALLSLPRGYNASMTNDETHVVSLIKPKFDDTRQAKIKKKKADDMPKDSLAIYTIATGHLLKFADVKSYKMAEEGSAHFSFLTDSKTTPSDTTAGKSKKISKISTLHLFDFVTGDTVNFQHVDQYAFNRLGSKLVFTKKAEAKDSTSTIAGVYLYDLTNKALKKITNGRGTYKNFTFDDQGNQLVYLADKSAEKSLLKDFNLYYYTSQLDSAQLVVQKNTAGMPANWAVSGDGDLKFSKNGQKLFLGLAPIPRVRDTTLVDFEHAKVDVWHWQDDYLQPQQLVNLKKDLAQSYLSVYYPQQVNRVIPLVDEKFNPVRTTIEADQEYVLATTDFGRRIATQWDYQSKQDVYVVSTVTGARQMVVENLAGQAVLSPDGQFVLYFNQENGNWYSYRIASKKVTLLNEGLPVSFVDEDNDMPAKPSGYGMAAWGSDNKGVYVYDKYDIWYFALDGSDKYIATNGYGRASSIVLRYKNLLHVHNSYRKSNTLDNRLQNILTAFNEATKENGFYELRGKRKDPKVIIMAPHVFKNLQASGDQKNVIYTKEDYGNSPDLYLNNNTFKKEEQLTALNPQQADYNWGTAELMQWTTPGGHQAEGILYKPEDFDANKKYPVIAYFYEKLTEGLYSYQAPAPTPSRLNIPYFVSNGYIVFAPDISYVTGEPGKSAEEYINSGMKKLTEYPWVDAAKLGIQGQSWGGYQVAHLITATDMYAAAWAGAPVVNMTSAYGGIRWQTGMSRQFQYENTQSRIGKTLWEGQEAYLANSPLFHLDKVTTPVVIMANDNDGAVPWYQGIEMFTALRRLQKPVWMLNYNGDAHNLLLRQNRKDIQIREQQFFDHYLKGAPAPKWLKSGVLAKEKGIDWGFSID